One region of uncultured Sulfurimonas sp. genomic DNA includes:
- a CDS encoding RNA polymerase factor sigma-54: MAALRQNTSVETKHKLSNTLRNWLPILHSSLGDLGEAMAPFVEANPVVEIESGYEEEFAKKIPKKIINGQVSNSRTEQIEALTIQTRSLYEVLDEQIGKPLFPTPISQKIANFVVENLDENGYYEGDTKSFCNENNIFIDEFEKVRLRFAYVDPVGIAAKDLGESFLFQLDNSDISDVAYPLCLEVIKNIQDIHAFSSREHFSEVMRVLGTFKNPPSIEYQEESAQVVPDLMIFFNDENSIEIKLNDEYYPTINIDTNYAVEHEFIAQKIKEAKSLVDALDMRRATLYKVGLMIVEYQYEFFTGGQVMPLTLKTLADEFGHNPSTISRAIANKYIACDRGVFAMKEFFTTAIDEDVSNAAIKEFLVGIVKQESREKPLSDMKLLDMIQEKFKVKMVRRTIAKYRKQLNIAGSSERKKLYHLH; the protein is encoded by the coding sequence ATGGCAGCCTTAAGACAAAACACTAGCGTAGAGACAAAACACAAACTCTCAAATACTCTACGTAATTGGCTGCCTATTTTACACTCAAGTCTTGGCGATTTGGGTGAAGCTATGGCTCCTTTTGTGGAAGCTAATCCTGTTGTTGAGATAGAGTCAGGTTATGAAGAAGAGTTTGCTAAAAAAATTCCAAAAAAGATAATCAACGGACAAGTTAGCAATTCAAGAACTGAGCAGATTGAAGCTTTAACTATTCAAACGAGATCACTTTATGAAGTTTTGGATGAACAGATAGGAAAGCCTCTCTTTCCAACGCCTATATCTCAAAAAATAGCAAATTTTGTAGTAGAAAACTTAGATGAAAATGGTTACTATGAAGGAGACACTAAATCTTTTTGTAATGAAAATAATATCTTCATAGATGAGTTTGAAAAAGTTAGACTTAGATTTGCTTATGTAGATCCTGTTGGCATCGCAGCTAAAGATCTTGGAGAGTCATTTTTGTTTCAACTAGATAATTCAGATATAAGTGATGTGGCTTATCCTCTTTGTTTGGAAGTTATAAAAAATATTCAAGATATTCATGCTTTTTCTTCAAGAGAACATTTTAGTGAAGTTATGAGAGTTCTTGGGACATTTAAAAATCCTCCTTCTATTGAGTATCAAGAAGAGTCCGCTCAAGTAGTCCCTGATTTGATGATATTTTTCAATGATGAAAATTCTATAGAGATAAAACTAAATGATGAGTACTATCCGACCATAAATATAGACACAAACTATGCAGTAGAGCATGAGTTTATCGCACAAAAGATAAAAGAGGCAAAAAGTTTAGTAGATGCTCTAGATATGAGACGTGCAACACTTTATAAAGTTGGGCTTATGATAGTTGAGTATCAGTATGAGTTTTTTACAGGTGGACAAGTTATGCCACTAACTCTAAAAACTCTAGCAGATGAGTTTGGACATAATCCCTCAACTATTTCGCGAGCAATAGCTAACAAATACATAGCTTGTGATAGAGGTGTTTTTGCTATGAAAGAGTTTTTTACTACAGCCATAGATGAAGATGTCTCAAATGCAGCTATAAAAGAGTTTTTAGTGGGAATTGTTAAGCAAGAGAGCCGTGAAAAACCTCTTAGTGATATGAAATTATTAGATATGATTCAAGAGAAGTTTAAAGTTAAAATGGTTAGAAGAACCATTGCAAAGTATAGAAAACAACTAAATATAGCAGGTTCAAGTGAAAGAAAAAAACTCTATCATTTACATTAA
- a CDS encoding EAL domain-containing protein — protein sequence MDLNTIKDIRTLANNMSVLYVEDELNVREPFSKILYKMFDFVDIACDGEEAISKYNSKDYDLVITDLNMPNLNGVNLVDAIKEKNNTQSIIVISAGKNVEEILKLVECGISGYLLKPLDIKKMFKLVHDTVRKIYVDRKITNYNEEMKEKLNKKLIDPLTHLYNYTHLVDTLDANSKKFAILININGLHLINEGYSYEHGNEFLFKYAKILKNKAEIYDYTAFRISGDEFVLLKNKITSTDQELEEEAISLKEEIKIQKLNLLDAKNINVSVTLAIANSDGNILEQLYKTLDHAKKYALKYAIHKDIPDNSQIAKEILLVKNMLHTSIENDLIVPFFQPIVSKTGELKHEVLMRIKNFKQEDIYFSPISFMQIAKEYDYYNEISRILILKALDFAITSKGVFTLNFSYLDMVNQSFLDTLEKKIIENNLGSRLVFEIVESEIIDDMDIFDEFLTRFRAHGILVAIDDFGSGYSNFSYIFSINPDFIKLDGSIIKNILEDEKIHSFVESMIQFAHKFDIKVIAEFVSSEELYLELLKMGVDAMQGYYLGRPSQNIQESKYA from the coding sequence TTGGATTTAAACACTATAAAAGATATTCGTACACTTGCTAACAATATGAGTGTTTTGTATGTTGAAGATGAATTAAATGTTAGAGAACCATTTAGTAAAATACTTTACAAAATGTTTGATTTTGTAGATATCGCTTGTGATGGTGAAGAAGCAATATCAAAATACAACAGTAAAGACTATGATTTAGTTATTACAGATTTAAATATGCCAAATCTTAATGGTGTTAACTTAGTTGATGCTATAAAAGAGAAAAACAATACTCAATCTATTATAGTAATATCTGCTGGTAAAAATGTTGAAGAAATTTTGAAATTGGTAGAGTGTGGAATAAGTGGATATCTTTTAAAACCTTTAGACATAAAAAAAATGTTTAAATTAGTACACGATACTGTACGAAAAATTTATGTAGATAGAAAAATTACAAACTATAATGAAGAAATGAAAGAAAAGTTAAATAAAAAACTTATAGATCCTCTTACACATCTTTATAATTATACGCATCTTGTAGATACTCTGGATGCTAACTCTAAAAAATTTGCTATTTTAATCAACATAAATGGTCTGCATCTAATAAATGAAGGTTATTCTTATGAGCATGGAAATGAGTTTTTGTTTAAATATGCAAAAATTCTTAAAAACAAAGCAGAAATATATGACTACACAGCTTTTAGAATCTCTGGAGATGAGTTTGTACTTCTTAAAAATAAAATCACCAGCACTGACCAAGAACTAGAAGAAGAGGCTATAAGTTTAAAAGAAGAGATTAAGATTCAAAAACTAAACTTACTAGATGCTAAAAATATAAATGTATCTGTTACACTAGCTATTGCCAATAGTGATGGAAATATTTTAGAACAACTATACAAAACTCTTGATCATGCAAAAAAATACGCTTTAAAATATGCAATTCATAAAGATATACCAGATAATTCACAAATAGCAAAAGAGATTTTGTTAGTTAAAAATATGCTTCACACAAGTATAGAAAATGATTTAATAGTTCCATTTTTTCAGCCTATTGTTTCAAAAACAGGTGAACTCAAGCATGAAGTGCTTATGAGGATAAAAAATTTTAAACAAGAAGATATCTATTTTTCGCCTATTTCATTTATGCAAATCGCAAAAGAGTATGATTATTACAATGAAATATCTAGAATACTTATCTTAAAAGCTTTAGATTTTGCCATAACATCAAAAGGTGTATTTACACTAAATTTTTCATATTTAGATATGGTAAATCAATCTTTTTTGGATACATTAGAGAAAAAAATTATTGAAAATAATTTGGGAAGTAGGTTGGTTTTTGAAATTGTTGAGAGTGAAATAATAGATGATATGGATATTTTTGATGAATTTTTAACAAGATTTAGAGCACATGGAATATTGGTAGCAATAGATGATTTTGGAAGTGGATATTCAAATTTTTCATATATTTTTAGTATAAATCCTGATTTTATAAAACTTGATGGTTCTATAATCAAAAATATATTAGAAGATGAAAAGATTCACTCTTTTGTTGAGTCTATGATTCAATTTGCACATAAATTTGATATAAAAGTTATAGCAGAATTTGTTAGTAGCGAAGAGTTGTATTTAGAACTCTTAAAAATGGGTGTAGATGCTATGCAGGGCTATTATCTAGGTCGGCCATCTCAAAATATACAAGAGAGTAAATATGCATGA
- a CDS encoding response regulator, with protein sequence MDKDTILKLRKLCANLKVLYVEDDENISKQLERILNKIFTNIDIQTNGKAGLIKYKKIQHDIVITDILMPIMNGIEMSHHIKKINKNQMIIVTSAHSEMKYMSKLIDIGVNKFVLKPIDLMVFLELLGKVAIRIFKDRKENNQKNQKIKGNIFSGINNPIVITDKNKIKYVNDLFKKRFLKETDGEIEDFKLRYLFKDAKMQLLNNEEILQRIGNLNKVYELLHMDSKIYKTYKIDVHKMEDEEDQYLINFVNIDFVINDLEKSSINYISKFKTRRDFLEKMHLIYNNKERYEIFCFGLKNVQMYIKECGAKQMNAINNDISIKVKKEFSDLVKEKKVDLYLFNTNRYILIANIKENTTTKNQIEEKLKNFGTNYKCSNGNNMGYHLDYVVEPVNKELAKKDIIDNTEAMLYMLKD encoded by the coding sequence ATGGATAAGGATACTATTTTAAAGCTTCGTAAACTTTGTGCAAATTTAAAAGTTTTGTATGTTGAAGATGATGAAAATATTTCTAAACAGTTAGAGAGAATATTAAATAAGATATTTACAAATATAGATATTCAAACAAATGGCAAAGCTGGATTAATCAAGTATAAAAAAATACAGCACGATATAGTAATAACAGATATCTTGATGCCAATAATGAATGGTATAGAGATGTCGCATCACATAAAAAAGATAAATAAAAATCAAATGATTATAGTCACATCTGCTCATAGTGAGATGAAGTATATGAGTAAGTTGATTGATATCGGTGTTAATAAGTTTGTACTAAAACCTATAGATTTGATGGTTTTTCTTGAACTCTTGGGCAAGGTTGCTATAAGAATTTTTAAAGATAGAAAAGAAAATAATCAAAAAAATCAAAAGATAAAAGGTAATATATTTTCAGGTATAAACAATCCAATCGTTATTACAGACAAAAACAAGATTAAATATGTAAATGATCTTTTTAAAAAGAGGTTTTTAAAAGAAACAGATGGCGAAATTGAAGATTTTAAACTACGCTATTTGTTCAAAGATGCAAAGATGCAATTGTTAAATAATGAAGAAATATTGCAAAGAATTGGTAATTTGAACAAAGTTTATGAACTTTTGCATATGGACTCAAAAATATATAAAACATACAAAATTGATGTACACAAGATGGAAGATGAAGAAGATCAATATTTAATCAATTTTGTAAATATAGATTTTGTTATAAATGATTTGGAAAAATCAAGTATCAATTATATAAGTAAGTTTAAAACAAGAAGAGATTTTCTTGAAAAAATGCATCTTATCTATAATAATAAAGAACGCTATGAGATTTTTTGCTTTGGTCTTAAAAATGTACAAATGTACATAAAAGAGTGTGGAGCAAAACAGATGAATGCTATAAACAATGACATATCCATAAAGGTTAAAAAAGAGTTTAGCGATCTTGTTAAAGAAAAAAAAGTAGATTTGTATCTCTTTAACACAAATAGATATATATTGATAGCAAATATAAAAGAAAATACAACTACTAAAAATCAAATAGAAGAGAAACTAAAAAACTTTGGAACTAACTATAAATGTAGCAATGGAAATAATATGGGTTATCATTTGGACTATGTAGTTGAACCTGTTAATAAAGAATTAGCAAAAAAAGATATTATTGACAATACAGAGGCTATGCTATATATGCTAAAAGATTAG
- a CDS encoding response regulator transcription factor: MNDLELEIIDYKYKILKLKKYTKNMTILMVEDYLPLHNNLKKTLEALFEKIDAVYDGKEAITLYEKNYEEKKTYDIVLSDIEMPNVDGLELSKYIKKINPLQNIIILSAHKEVDYLFEFINLGISRFIEKPISLDVFLDELYLVCLDIYKQSELSTIVKFSDKLFYNKVQKVLYLQNSPINLSNNENLIIQKLISNLNLSVSNDELVEYLYNHEKEVSSQNVRKLMYRLRQKLPNDFIQNVHGIGYKIVQQIES, translated from the coding sequence ATGAATGACTTAGAACTAGAGATTATTGACTATAAGTATAAGATTTTAAAATTAAAAAAATATACTAAAAATATGACTATATTGATGGTAGAAGATTATCTTCCATTACATAATAATTTGAAAAAAACACTCGAAGCATTGTTTGAAAAGATAGATGCAGTGTATGATGGTAAAGAAGCAATAACTTTATATGAAAAAAATTATGAAGAAAAAAAAACTTACGATATAGTTCTAAGCGATATAGAGATGCCAAATGTTGATGGTTTAGAGTTGTCAAAATATATCAAAAAAATAAATCCTTTACAAAATATTATAATTTTGTCTGCTCATAAAGAGGTTGATTATTTATTTGAGTTTATAAATCTTGGTATTAGTCGTTTTATAGAAAAACCTATATCTTTAGATGTTTTTTTAGATGAGTTATATCTTGTTTGTTTGGATATTTATAAGCAAAGTGAATTATCAACTATTGTGAAGTTTTCAGATAAACTTTTTTATAATAAAGTGCAAAAAGTTTTATATTTGCAAAATTCTCCCATAAATTTAAGTAATAATGAAAATTTAATCATACAAAAATTAATCTCAAACTTGAACTTAAGTGTATCAAATGATGAGCTAGTTGAATATCTTTATAATCATGAAAAAGAAGTAAGTTCTCAAAATGTTAGAAAGCTGATGTATAGACTAAGACAAAAGCTTCCAAACGATTTTATTCAAAATGTTCATGGTATTGGATATAAAATAGTTCAACAAATAGAGAGTTAA
- the tsaE gene encoding tRNA (adenosine(37)-N6)-threonylcarbamoyltransferase complex ATPase subunit type 1 TsaE has product MKNYQLKLDEINTLVEEISEKFQNGVIILRGDLASGKTTFVKKLAKHLGVDDDVTSPTFSLQQCYGDGIFHYDIYNHGIEHFISLGMLEELEKDGLHLIEWGDDKLLEILDSAGIKTLSIKIEKLDDNSRNYEVDYAHA; this is encoded by the coding sequence ATGAAAAATTATCAACTAAAATTAGATGAAATAAACACTTTAGTAGAAGAAATTAGTGAAAAATTTCAAAATGGAGTCATTATTTTACGCGGTGACTTAGCATCTGGAAAAACAACTTTTGTAAAAAAACTAGCCAAGCATCTAGGAGTAGATGATGATGTAACATCGCCTACTTTTTCTTTGCAACAATGTTATGGAGATGGGATTTTTCATTATGATATTTACAATCACGGTATAGAGCATTTTATATCTTTGGGAATGCTAGAAGAGTTAGAAAAAGATGGGCTTCATTTGATAGAGTGGGGTGATGATAAACTCTTAGAAATTTTAGATTCAGCTGGAATAAAAACATTGAGTATAAAAATAGAAAAATTAGATGATAATAGTAGAAATTATGAGGTAGATTATGCACACGCTTAG
- the lptB gene encoding LPS export ABC transporter ATP-binding protein, with amino-acid sequence MHTLRAVELKKKIKDLEIVKGMSLEVSSGEVVGLLGPNGAGKTTTFYMICGLVEASGGEVFFDGENISEMPLHQRAIKGIGYLPQEASIFKDLTVEDNLMVAAQVGIKDKDKQEERILELLDMFNIEPIRYRKGISLSGGERRRVEIARALVNKPKFLLLDEPFAGVDPIAVMDIQKVIHQLVSYNIGVLITDHNVRETLAVCDRAYVIKAGELLASGTSAEIGQNADVRKHYLGAEFKL; translated from the coding sequence ATGCACACGCTTAGAGCAGTAGAATTAAAGAAAAAGATAAAAGATTTAGAGATAGTAAAGGGAATGAGCCTTGAAGTTAGTAGTGGAGAAGTTGTTGGTTTACTTGGACCAAATGGAGCTGGAAAAACTACTACTTTTTATATGATTTGTGGTCTTGTTGAAGCAAGTGGTGGCGAAGTTTTTTTTGATGGAGAAAATATCTCAGAAATGCCACTTCATCAAAGAGCCATAAAGGGTATCGGTTATCTTCCTCAAGAAGCATCTATATTTAAAGATTTAACGGTTGAAGATAACTTGATGGTAGCTGCTCAAGTTGGCATCAAAGATAAAGACAAACAAGAAGAGAGAATCCTTGAACTTCTTGATATGTTCAACATTGAGCCGATTCGTTACCGTAAAGGTATCAGTCTTAGCGGTGGTGAGAGACGTCGTGTTGAGATAGCAAGAGCTTTAGTAAATAAACCAAAATTTTTACTTCTTGATGAGCCTTTTGCTGGGGTTGATCCTATCGCTGTTATGGATATTCAAAAGGTTATTCATCAGCTTGTATCTTACAATATAGGTGTTTTGATAACTGACCATAATGTTCGTGAGACTTTGGCTGTTTGCGATAGAGCTTATGTTATAAAAGCAGGAGAGCTACTTGCATCTGGAACAAGCGCTGAAATAGGACAAAATGCAGATGTTCGCAAGCACTATCTAGGTGCGGAGTTTAAGCTTTAG
- a CDS encoding RNA-binding S4 domain-containing protein, translating into MRIDKFLNSVNITKRRSVAQDMISNNVVLINDVVVKSSKNVEVGSIISINYLNETKKYEVLQIPTTKSTPKSLQNEYIKEIS; encoded by the coding sequence ATGAGAATAGATAAATTTTTAAACTCTGTAAATATAACAAAAAGACGCTCCGTAGCACAGGATATGATAAGTAATAATGTTGTTTTAATAAACGATGTTGTTGTTAAATCTAGTAAAAATGTTGAAGTTGGAAGTATTATAAGTATCAATTATTTAAATGAAACGAAAAAATACGAAGTGCTTCAGATTCCTACAACAAAATCAACACCAAAATCTTTGCAAAATGAATATATAAAGGAAATTTCATGA
- the trpD gene encoding anthranilate phosphoribosyltransferase, whose product MTYDEAKQKFTSLFNHDMNDIEMREFLVSMKLDDETSVEAIAAASEVMRNRAIPLPISQEIRHKAIDVVGTGGDKIGSFNISSTVAILVAASGSFVAKHGSRSVTSKSGSADMFEKLGVRLDLSLENSARLLEESGFTFMFAQNHHPAMKFIMPVRKSIPDKTIFNILGPLTNPAGVEKSLLGVFHKSFVPKMAQALKINGAKSTMVVSSKEGMDEISISDISYASRLHNGIVEEFEIDPQNYGIKKVPLKAIVGGDATFNAGILYNIFDSKATDAQRDIVLINAASALMVDGVARDIQDGLEIAREVLKSSKAKEKLKKIIEISNKL is encoded by the coding sequence ATGACTTATGATGAAGCAAAACAGAAGTTTACTTCACTCTTCAACCATGATATGAATGATATAGAGATGCGAGAGTTTTTAGTAAGTATGAAACTTGATGATGAAACAAGTGTTGAAGCTATTGCTGCTGCATCTGAAGTTATGCGAAATCGTGCTATACCTCTTCCAATATCTCAAGAGATTCGTCATAAAGCCATAGACGTAGTTGGAACTGGCGGAGACAAGATAGGAAGTTTCAATATCTCTTCAACTGTAGCAATTTTAGTAGCTGCATCTGGAAGCTTTGTTGCAAAACATGGAAGCCGTTCGGTTACTTCAAAATCAGGCAGTGCAGATATGTTTGAAAAACTTGGAGTAAGACTTGATTTAAGTCTTGAAAATAGTGCAAGACTTTTAGAAGAATCAGGCTTTACTTTTATGTTTGCACAAAACCATCATCCTGCTATGAAGTTTATTATGCCTGTTAGAAAAAGTATTCCTGATAAGACTATATTTAACATACTTGGACCTTTAACAAATCCTGCTGGAGTTGAGAAGTCTCTGCTTGGAGTTTTTCATAAATCTTTTGTTCCTAAAATGGCTCAAGCATTAAAAATAAATGGTGCAAAATCAACTATGGTTGTAAGCTCAAAAGAGGGTATGGATGAGATTAGCATCTCTGATATAAGTTATGCTTCAAGATTGCATAATGGAATAGTAGAGGAGTTTGAAATAGACCCTCAAAACTATGGTATAAAAAAAGTTCCTCTTAAAGCAATAGTTGGTGGAGATGCTACTTTTAATGCTGGAATTTTATACAATATTTTTGACTCTAAAGCTACAGATGCACAAAGAGATATAGTACTTATAAATGCTGCATCGGCACTTATGGTTGATGGAGTTGCTAGAGATATTCAAGATGGACTTGAAATTGCACGAGAAGTGCTAAAAAGCTCAAAAGCCAAAGAAAAACTCAAAAAAATCATAGAAATATCAAACAAATTATGA
- a CDS encoding PAS domain-containing protein, which translates to MINIKNLKTISILLIQKNLDSSKRTLTMLGSVFEHIYTAKDANEALKIYKENNIDIILMDIEIKQDIYAIKTLKEISSYVPILAFVYPSDICACIELYDDEIYSFVIKPLNTYKLLNKINKLAQIIINKNELAAKEKIIDENLIYSQTDTKGIITYVSKPFIEISGFSKEELIGKAHNIVRHPDVDSLVFKDLWTTIKSGKTWHGEIKNRKKNGDYYLVKTVVSPIYNKNKIVAYGSARLDITLLEKKSKDLHFNSKYKAMTEMLSMVSHHWRQPLASIGLIADNTLFDITMEESTTESIASSLKEIKGQVKSLSNTLDTFKSFLKKSSKQRVSIDEIIKNTIFVVDGILQENNITLNIINNFQDKTISTYQNELINILVSIIINAKESIVNSSIENGYITITIAKIDKNTLEIIILDNGGGIDSKIKDRIFEPYISTKSLKNGTGLGLYIVKELVEKKLNGNIFAQNVNNGAEFKLNIQGVING; encoded by the coding sequence ATGATAAATATAAAAAACTTAAAAACAATTAGCATCTTATTGATTCAAAAAAATCTTGATTCATCAAAAAGAACACTAACTATGTTGGGTAGTGTTTTTGAACATATCTATACAGCTAAAGATGCTAATGAAGCACTGAAAATATACAAAGAAAATAATATTGATATCATTCTTATGGATATTGAAATAAAACAAGATATATATGCCATTAAAACATTAAAAGAGATTTCTTCTTATGTTCCTATTTTAGCTTTTGTTTATCCTAGTGATATTTGCGCATGTATAGAGTTGTATGATGATGAGATTTATAGTTTTGTAATTAAACCTTTAAATACATATAAACTACTCAATAAAATAAATAAGTTAGCTCAAATAATTATAAATAAAAATGAGTTAGCAGCTAAAGAAAAAATTATTGATGAAAATTTGATTTATTCACAAACAGATACAAAAGGAATCATCACTTATGTATCAAAACCTTTTATAGAAATTAGCGGATTTTCAAAAGAAGAACTTATAGGAAAAGCGCACAATATTGTAAGGCATCCAGATGTAGATAGTTTAGTGTTTAAAGATTTATGGACAACAATAAAATCTGGTAAAACTTGGCATGGAGAGATAAAAAATCGTAAAAAAAATGGTGATTATTATCTTGTAAAAACTGTTGTTTCGCCAATATACAATAAAAATAAAATAGTAGCTTATGGTTCAGCAAGACTAGATATAACTCTCTTAGAAAAAAAATCCAAAGATTTACATTTTAACTCTAAATACAAAGCAATGACTGAGATGTTATCAATGGTTTCTCATCATTGGAGACAACCTTTAGCATCTATAGGTCTTATAGCGGATAATACTTTGTTTGATATTACTATGGAAGAGTCAACTACTGAGTCTATAGCTTCTTCACTAAAAGAGATAAAAGGGCAGGTTAAAAGTCTTTCAAATACCCTTGATACTTTTAAAAGTTTTTTGAAAAAAAGTTCAAAACAAAGAGTATCGATTGATGAAATTATAAAAAATACAATATTTGTAGTGGATGGAATTCTTCAAGAAAACAATATTACTTTAAATATTATCAATAATTTTCAAGATAAAACGATTTCTACATATCAAAATGAGCTTATAAATATACTTGTAAGTATCATTATAAATGCAAAAGAGAGTATTGTAAATAGTTCTATTGAAAATGGATATATAACGATAACTATTGCAAAAATTGATAAAAATACTTTAGAAATCATAATTTTAGATAATGGCGGTGGTATAGATTCTAAGATTAAAGATAGGATTTTTGAACCTTATATATCAACAAAAAGTCTTAAAAATGGAACAGGATTAGGACTTTATATAGTAAAAGAACTTGTTGAGAAAAAATTAAATGGTAATATATTTGCACAAAATGTAAATAATGGTGCCGAATTTAAACTCAATATTCAAGGAGTTATCAATGGATAA
- a CDS encoding HAMP domain-containing sensor histidine kinase, with product MHDKEKNIEFECLSSIGNSFELESMISEVMITYYRQTKAMYACYCTDKESDDNVLISIGIAYKAEFDRKKLQDKECFSYKENAYLVVILPLKVGYLNFVYEDRDSDAEYLTLLISKFQRKINFAISACMGVLELEEFNRELESKVQKSVKKISEHEKLLLVRSKSVVMGEMMEMIAHQWKQPVTTIGMISNNVTLNILLDELNQDTLQEDLEGINKQVKYLSETIDDFRNFFKNNKQEEEFILNDVIKSSMSLLEKQFEKVNVKMVLKNSCPDLVLTTFKNELIQALINIISNAKEAFSDAIQNKYLKISCNKDENNVYITLSDNAGGIAKDAINKVFEPYFSTKKQKNGTGIGLYLCKIIICEHLKGNLEVENINDGATFKITLPLTLKD from the coding sequence ATGCATGATAAAGAAAAAAATATAGAATTTGAATGTTTAAGCTCTATAGGAAACTCCTTTGAATTGGAGAGTATGATATCTGAAGTTATGATTACTTACTATCGTCAAACAAAAGCTATGTATGCGTGTTACTGCACAGATAAAGAGAGTGATGATAATGTACTTATAAGCATAGGTATAGCGTATAAAGCTGAATTTGATAGAAAAAAACTTCAAGATAAAGAGTGCTTTTCCTATAAAGAAAATGCTTATTTGGTTGTAATACTGCCTTTAAAAGTGGGTTATCTTAACTTTGTTTATGAAGATAGAGATAGTGATGCAGAGTATTTAACATTGCTTATAAGTAAGTTTCAACGTAAAATCAACTTCGCCATAAGTGCTTGTATGGGTGTTTTAGAGTTAGAAGAATTTAATAGAGAACTTGAGAGTAAAGTTCAAAAGTCAGTTAAAAAAATCTCTGAGCATGAAAAACTTCTACTTGTAAGGTCAAAAAGTGTTGTGATGGGTGAAATGATGGAGATGATAGCTCATCAATGGAAACAACCTGTTACTACCATAGGAATGATATCCAATAATGTTACTTTAAATATATTGCTTGATGAGCTAAACCAAGATACTCTACAAGAAGATTTAGAGGGAATAAATAAACAAGTAAAATATCTCTCAGAGACTATAGATGATTTTAGAAACTTTTTTAAAAATAATAAGCAAGAAGAAGAGTTTATCCTAAATGATGTTATCAAAAGTAGTATGTCTTTGTTGGAAAAACAGTTTGAAAAAGTTAATGTTAAGATGGTTTTAAAAAATAGTTGTCCAGATTTAGTATTGACTACATTTAAAAATGAACTTATACAAGCTCTTATAAATATAATCTCAAATGCAAAAGAAGCATTTTCAGATGCAATACAAAACAAGTATTTGAAAATTTCTTGTAATAAAGATGAAAACAATGTGTATATAACTTTATCAGATAATGCAGGCGGTATTGCTAAAGATGCGATAAATAAAGTTTTTGAACCATATTTTTCTACAAAAAAACAAAAAAATGGTACAGGAATAGGTCTTTATTTATGTAAAATAATCATCTGTGAACATTTAAAAGGTAATTTAGAAGTAGAAAATATAAATGATGGAGCTACTTTTAAAATCACTCTACCATTAACATTAAAAGATTAG